Proteins from one Lachnospiraceae bacterium genomic window:
- a CDS encoding Cna B-type domain-containing protein — translation MKTFKKMLTIVLCMALLISNSLSVPMTVSAEDASDMEVAMEENSTEENSTEENSTQEDSLLEEIKEESSETSIQESEPETSAEELSQEQPQESEEVSAEPQEEQRAVSYALSMQPAATIGDTPYPSLARAIAAASSGDTIVLQKDITESVSFTKTLTLTIDMNGKTWTGSGASMISRTRNKLNLTLQGGGILIAAEGYRVATLATGDVLTAQGVTFRGSGANPSQEVGGTSSKGGVIYANGAAVTLTDCYLENGNTTYNGGAVCCEYSASLTVQGGAFRNNHAGSSATGGGAIYISSSSLKIDGASFTGNTAGVLGGAIGVYSTNQDVEISNTVFENNEAKYGGALAFGGDMSYLSKAVHLTNITAAGNTASNSGGAIYAKAPTLTVSGSLTDNISGQDGGAIYSVYSNSSSQIGRVTLSAAIRNNTAARNGGGVYVQARYITFESGIVTANTATKGCGGGAYLCTAGTDKTLNGEYTLSETAHIYHNLTPGDLKKVGDMGASSEIYIRNASGTTSSAKQQPSTKLIGFTPAAFTDPESGVSYILSQYNGKYGATVPAKWAVSYYSEVPVEKTIYLDAQARHTAGENVWVTDTIQQAYEIAKKEEIHKIYVCSLQTVGAEEAAYLNDAAITWYRCKEHGSTHLFAIKGAVTLSALQVDGNNIESKQSLIEVGSGAHLTLTGSTLVCNGVSQYGGGISVNQGKLTMEGGTVINNRATKSGGGIYVQHGIVNLEGGTISYNTAGNIGGGVNARDYAVVNMGLNGGRVLIDHNTSYSEGGGISYERTASGEIYKATITNNQSTLYSQYVAGAGISVQVGASLKMKNVYVTDNLAKHYGEYGAVYTCPTGETAIFKVAGALITDNQREGSVYGPEAIDIYHYTSNRNNMVYVSEEALGGGDITFYKDVSKQHKAERSYYQYTTEGFAIVSGVSEEAKQWAKEKAEADGVVITGNSSNAPGSAIANNGHLTIGTEQMAMTVVKEWKNADGSTPVQHPDQVLVYLTRNGKVVDQATRKDASIVLSATNGWSYTWRNLDPDAEWSVVEASVPGFEASVSEMKKEEAPVWLATDEYYVRTLTNTKTDEPSADLTIGKTVYADDPSGSYAFTISLEAEGQYAYYTSSNPQLRPIYDNQQIRISLRNGETATIAGLPVGTPYTVKEEAPEGYLVYIDHQLSDTGEITGSAEQATAIQYTNIQATDIAVQKEWNDGEDQYGRRPDEISVHLLQNGQKHQTAQLNAAGSWQHRFTQLPKYDLDGVLYQYEVKEEPVQGYETEIAAAEDGSYVMTNTLLTDITVTKVWEDEDDLYGLRPQNIVIILQRSVAGEAEEEIQRLELSAEQADASGAWVFKASGLPVFNQEGQAYVYRITEAAEGLNPQYTILYDEPQTDAEGGIRLTVTNRLPMGEAQLIKTLNRYNATLGGATFVFDVKAELDGQLLYSNILTTDFAAPGQQYVSMGKFPVGTVITVEEVYSGSCYELVSGEALQTLIMEQDETTGEVPVQTAQYVNDYNEKLVSGAGIINAYTRGENEEGISIWNVTQHFSVNPLRMTEEGRQ, via the coding sequence ATGAAAACTTTTAAGAAAATGTTGACCATCGTGCTGTGCATGGCACTGTTGATTTCTAATTCATTATCCGTACCGATGACGGTAAGTGCAGAAGATGCCTCGGATATGGAAGTGGCAATGGAAGAAAATTCTACAGAAGAAAATTCTACAGAAGAAAATTCTACGCAGGAAGACTCATTATTAGAAGAGATAAAAGAAGAGTCTTCGGAAACAAGCATTCAAGAAAGTGAGCCGGAAACTTCTGCTGAGGAGCTTAGTCAAGAGCAACCGCAGGAAAGCGAGGAGGTCTCTGCAGAGCCGCAGGAGGAGCAAAGAGCGGTTTCCTATGCTCTTTCCATGCAGCCGGCGGCCACAATTGGAGATACGCCCTATCCCAGTCTGGCAAGAGCCATTGCGGCAGCAAGCTCCGGCGATACCATTGTACTGCAGAAGGATATCACGGAAAGCGTTTCCTTTACCAAAACACTGACCCTTACGATCGATATGAATGGTAAAACATGGACGGGCAGTGGCGCATCCATGATCAGCCGCACAAGGAATAAACTGAATTTAACGCTGCAGGGCGGCGGAATCCTGATTGCGGCAGAAGGATACCGCGTTGCTACGCTTGCCACAGGCGATGTGCTGACGGCGCAGGGAGTTACCTTCAGAGGCAGCGGGGCAAACCCCAGCCAGGAAGTAGGAGGAACCAGTTCAAAAGGCGGCGTGATCTATGCAAACGGCGCGGCCGTAACGCTGACTGACTGCTATCTAGAAAATGGTAATACTACCTATAACGGCGGTGCTGTATGCTGTGAATACAGCGCATCCCTTACAGTTCAAGGCGGTGCATTCCGCAATAACCATGCAGGCAGCAGTGCCACTGGGGGCGGCGCGATTTATATTAGTAGTTCCAGCTTAAAAATAGATGGGGCAAGCTTTACCGGAAATACGGCCGGCGTTTTAGGCGGTGCTATTGGAGTCTACAGCACCAATCAAGATGTTGAGATCTCTAATACGGTATTTGAAAATAATGAGGCTAAGTATGGCGGCGCGCTTGCCTTCGGCGGAGATATGAGTTATCTATCAAAGGCGGTTCATCTGACAAATATTACGGCAGCGGGCAATACAGCAAGCAATAGTGGTGGCGCCATTTATGCGAAGGCGCCTACGCTGACAGTAAGCGGTTCTTTGACGGATAATATTTCTGGGCAGGACGGCGGTGCGATTTATAGTGTGTATAGCAATTCAAGCAGTCAGATTGGCAGGGTAACGCTCAGCGCTGCGATTCGCAATAATACAGCGGCAAGAAATGGCGGCGGCGTCTATGTACAGGCACGCTATATTACATTTGAAAGCGGCATCGTGACTGCTAATACAGCGACTAAAGGATGCGGCGGCGGTGCGTATTTATGTACTGCTGGTACGGATAAGACGCTAAACGGCGAGTATACACTGAGCGAAACGGCCCATATTTATCATAATCTGACGCCGGGTGATCTTAAGAAGGTTGGCGATATGGGCGCTTCCTCAGAGATTTATATTCGCAATGCCAGCGGCACAACGAGTAGCGCGAAGCAACAGCCAAGCACAAAGCTGATCGGATTTACGCCGGCCGCGTTTACGGATCCTGAATCCGGCGTGAGCTATATACTTTCACAATATAACGGAAAGTACGGAGCTACAGTGCCGGCAAAATGGGCAGTCAGCTATTATAGTGAGGTGCCGGTTGAGAAGACTATCTATCTGGATGCGCAGGCGCGTCATACAGCAGGCGAAAATGTCTGGGTCACCGATACGATCCAGCAGGCTTATGAGATAGCTAAAAAAGAAGAGATTCATAAAATATATGTCTGCAGCCTGCAGACGGTCGGAGCGGAAGAAGCAGCATATCTGAATGATGCTGCTATCACATGGTATCGCTGCAAGGAGCATGGCAGTACGCACTTGTTTGCCATTAAGGGAGCAGTTACGCTGAGCGCACTGCAGGTGGATGGCAATAATATCGAGTCAAAGCAATCCCTCATTGAGGTAGGAAGCGGAGCACATCTGACGCTGACCGGCAGTACTCTTGTCTGTAATGGCGTCTCGCAGTACGGCGGCGGTATCAGTGTTAATCAAGGCAAGCTTACCATGGAGGGCGGTACCGTTATCAATAACAGAGCAACCAAAAGCGGCGGCGGCATTTACGTGCAGCATGGCATTGTGAATCTGGAGGGTGGTACGATTTCCTACAATACGGCGGGCAATATTGGCGGCGGCGTCAATGCACGCGACTATGCGGTTGTCAATATGGGTCTAAACGGCGGCAGAGTGCTGATCGATCATAATACCAGCTATTCAGAAGGCGGCGGTATCTCTTATGAAAGGACCGCCAGCGGCGAAATATACAAGGCAACGATTACCAATAATCAGTCTACTTTGTACTCTCAATATGTAGCCGGCGCAGGTATTTCGGTGCAGGTAGGCGCCAGCCTGAAAATGAAAAATGTGTATGTGACCGACAATTTGGCCAAACATTATGGAGAATATGGCGCCGTATATACCTGCCCCACCGGTGAAACCGCTATTTTTAAAGTAGCGGGCGCACTGATTACAGACAATCAGCGCGAAGGTAGCGTATATGGCCCAGAGGCGATCGATATCTATCATTATACCTCCAATAGAAATAATATGGTGTACGTGTCAGAGGAAGCGCTTGGCGGCGGCGACATCACATTTTATAAGGATGTTTCAAAACAGCATAAAGCAGAGAGAAGCTATTATCAGTATACAACGGAAGGCTTTGCCATTGTCAGCGGAGTGAGTGAAGAGGCGAAGCAGTGGGCAAAGGAAAAAGCGGAGGCAGACGGCGTTGTGATTACTGGAAACAGCAGTAATGCGCCGGGCAGTGCGATTGCCAATAATGGACATTTAACGATTGGCACAGAGCAGATGGCCATGACGGTTGTGAAGGAGTGGAAGAATGCTGACGGAAGCACGCCGGTGCAGCATCCTGATCAGGTTTTGGTGTATCTTACCCGCAATGGCAAGGTAGTGGATCAGGCCACGCGTAAAGATGCCAGCATCGTACTGAGTGCCACTAATGGATGGAGCTATACCTGGAGAAATCTGGATCCGGATGCAGAGTGGTCGGTAGTGGAAGCCAGCGTACCGGGCTTTGAGGCATCTGTCAGTGAGATGAAGAAGGAAGAAGCGCCGGTATGGCTGGCGACGGACGAATATTATGTACGGACGTTAACCAATACCAAGACGGACGAACCCTCAGCAGATCTGACGATTGGGAAAACAGTCTATGCCGATGATCCAAGCGGCAGCTATGCCTTTACGATTTCTTTGGAGGCCGAGGGACAGTATGCGTATTATACCAGCAGCAATCCGCAGCTGCGGCCTATCTATGATAATCAGCAGATCAGGATCAGCCTTAGAAACGGAGAGACCGCTACGATTGCGGGACTGCCGGTTGGCACGCCGTATACAGTAAAAGAAGAGGCGCCAGAGGGATATCTGGTCTATATCGACCATCAGCTGAGCGATACAGGAGAAATCACCGGCAGCGCTGAGCAGGCGACGGCCATTCAATATACGAATATTCAGGCAACTGATATTGCCGTTCAAAAAGAATGGAATGACGGGGAAGATCAATACGGCAGAAGACCCGATGAGATTAGCGTCCATCTGCTGCAAAACGGACAAAAGCATCAAACGGCGCAGCTTAATGCAGCCGGCAGCTGGCAGCACAGATTTACTCAGCTGCCTAAATATGATCTGGATGGCGTGCTGTACCAATATGAAGTGAAAGAAGAGCCGGTGCAGGGATATGAGACAGAGATCGCGGCAGCAGAGGACGGAAGCTATGTAATGACCAATACGCTTCTTACGGACATCACGGTGACAAAGGTATGGGAGGACGAAGACGACCTTTACGGCCTAAGGCCACAAAACATTGTCATCATACTGCAAAGATCCGTCGCCGGTGAGGCGGAAGAGGAGATCCAGAGGCTTGAGCTTAGCGCAGAGCAGGCAGATGCAAGCGGAGCCTGGGTCTTCAAGGCTTCCGGACTTCCGGTATTTAATCAGGAAGGGCAGGCCTATGTCTATCGCATTACCGAGGCAGCGGAGGGGCTGAATCCACAGTATACGATCCTGTATGATGAGCCTCAGACCGACGCAGAAGGCGGTATCCGTCTGACCGTGACCAACCGGCTGCCGATGGGAGAAGCTCAGCTGATTAAAACTCTAAACCGTTATAATGCCACACTGGGAGGCGCGACCTTTGTATTTGATGTGAAGGCAGAGCTGGATGGCCAGCTGCTGTACAGCAATATACTGACCACAGACTTTGCAGCGCCGGGGCAGCAGTATGTTTCCATGGGTAAATTCCCCGTCGGAACTGTGATTACGGTAGAAGAGGTTTACAGCGGCAGCTGTTATGAGCTGGTTTCAGGAGAGGCGCTGCAGACCCTGATCATGGAGCAAGATGAGACCACCGGCGAGGTGCCAGTGCAGACAGCGCAGTATGTCAACGATTATAATGAAAAGCTTGTGAGCGGCGCAGGGATTATCAATGCATATACCCGAGGGGAAAATGAAGAGGGTATTTCGATTTGGAACGTAACCCAGCATTTTTCTGTGAATCCACTGCGAATGACAGAGGAAGGGAGGCAATAA
- a CDS encoding sugar phosphate isomerase/epimerase produces MLTQLPVAIQVFSVREDAAADFKCTMQKLKDAGYAGVELAGLYGHTPAEIRQALDEVGIPAISAHVPYVELLADPKGTIAAYKEIGCRYIAFPYLNEDVRHGTPVFEDTLKQMRHICEVAKEMGIPMLYHNHDFEFIKLENGQYGLDYMYDAIPADLLQTELDTCWVNVAGENPAAYIRKYAGRCPVVHLKDFYKEGAASDMYELIGIAEKKETKGTFEFRPVGHGMQDMPAIVKAAEESGTQWLVVEQDRSVGRTPMEAALLSIQYLKG; encoded by the coding sequence ATGTTAACTCAATTACCCGTTGCAATTCAGGTCTTTTCTGTCCGTGAGGATGCCGCTGCTGATTTTAAATGTACTATGCAAAAGTTGAAGGATGCCGGTTATGCCGGCGTAGAGCTGGCCGGCCTGTACGGACATACGCCTGCGGAGATTCGTCAGGCCTTGGATGAAGTAGGCATCCCTGCGATCTCTGCGCATGTTCCCTATGTAGAGCTTTTGGCAGACCCAAAGGGCACCATTGCTGCCTATAAGGAAATTGGCTGTCGGTATATTGCTTTTCCTTATTTGAATGAGGATGTCCGCCATGGCACGCCCGTTTTTGAAGATACGCTGAAGCAGATGCGTCATATCTGCGAGGTTGCCAAGGAAATGGGAATCCCGATGCTGTATCATAATCATGATTTTGAATTTATCAAGCTGGAAAACGGACAATATGGCCTTGACTACATGTATGATGCAATTCCGGCTGACCTACTGCAGACTGAGCTGGATACCTGCTGGGTAAATGTTGCCGGCGAAAATCCGGCTGCATACATCCGCAAATATGCAGGCCGCTGCCCGGTTGTTCATTTAAAGGACTTCTACAAAGAGGGCGCTGCCTCTGATATGTATGAGCTGATTGGTATCGCTGAGAAGAAGGAAACTAAGGGCACTTTTGAATTCCGTCCTGTCGGACATGGCATGCAGGATATGCCGGCTATTGTAAAGGCGGCTGAGGAATCCGGCACGCAGTGGCTCGTCGTGGAACAGGACCGTTCCGTCGGACGCACTCCCATGGAAGCTGCTCTTTTAAGCATTCAGTACTTAAAGGGCTAA
- a CDS encoding MATE family efflux transporter has protein sequence MTKTQSPAASKAEYKRMMQKPIPGLLLSLALPTMGSMLITSIYNLADTFFVARLGVEASGAVGITFSLMALIQAAGFTLGMGGGSLISLRLGKRQVHEAGQIAGASFYLSLLCGLLIASIAFWREPFLRLLGASETILPHAVSYSLYIFIAAPFLTGSLCLSHLLRAEGKTARALLGIAVGGFLNILLDPLLLQPLGIQGIALATLLSQAACFAVLLSAFLTGKSSLSLRFSGFRFSGRIFLTGFPSLLRQGLAAASAILLNRCASLYGDAVVTAMSIAGKIFMIVFTLMLGYGQGLQPLIGFNYAQHNTQRIRRAFHFCLWTGTAALTLLGALIFWQAPALIRLFMDEAEVVRIASLSLRAGALTMPLLPACTIANLSFQSVNRPVISSFLAGARQGLFFLPLILLLPELWGVQLAQAFADAATFLLSVPFLIYFLRKAVDKKPSKV, from the coding sequence ATGACGAAAACCCAGAGTCCTGCCGCATCGAAAGCCGAATATAAACGCATGATGCAAAAGCCCATACCCGGCCTATTGCTTTCCTTGGCGCTGCCTACCATGGGCAGCATGCTGATCACTTCTATTTACAATCTGGCCGATACCTTTTTTGTTGCCAGACTTGGCGTAGAAGCCTCCGGCGCCGTCGGCATCACCTTTTCGCTGATGGCGCTCATCCAGGCCGCCGGCTTTACGCTGGGCATGGGCGGCGGCAGCTTGATTTCCCTCCGCCTCGGCAAGCGTCAGGTGCACGAGGCCGGTCAGATTGCCGGCGCCAGCTTTTATCTGTCGCTGCTCTGCGGTCTTTTGATCGCCTCCATTGCCTTTTGGCGGGAGCCCTTTTTGCGCCTTTTAGGCGCCTCTGAGACCATTTTGCCGCATGCCGTCTCCTACAGCCTCTATATTTTCATTGCCGCTCCCTTCCTGACCGGATCCCTCTGCCTGAGCCATCTGCTGCGTGCCGAAGGCAAAACTGCCCGCGCACTGCTGGGCATTGCCGTCGGTGGCTTTCTCAATATCCTTCTCGACCCCCTCCTTCTGCAGCCGCTCGGCATTCAGGGCATCGCGCTCGCCACACTCCTCAGCCAAGCGGCTTGTTTTGCCGTCCTTTTATCCGCATTTCTCACCGGTAAAAGCTCCCTTTCTCTCCGTTTTTCCGGCTTTCGCTTCTCTGGACGCATTTTCCTGACCGGCTTTCCTTCTCTGCTGCGTCAGGGGCTGGCGGCAGCCTCCGCCATCCTGCTTAACCGCTGTGCCAGCCTCTACGGTGATGCCGTCGTCACTGCGATGTCCATCGCCGGCAAAATTTTTATGATCGTTTTCACGCTCATGCTCGGATACGGCCAGGGTCTGCAGCCCCTCATCGGCTTTAACTACGCACAGCATAACACGCAGCGCATCCGCAGGGCCTTTCATTTTTGCCTCTGGACCGGGACCGCCGCCCTTACTCTTTTGGGCGCTCTCATATTTTGGCAGGCTCCTGCCCTCATTCGCCTGTTTATGGACGAGGCGGAGGTTGTCCGCATTGCTTCTCTTTCTTTGCGCGCCGGCGCGCTAACAATGCCGCTGCTTCCGGCTTGTACGATTGCGAATCTGAGCTTTCAGTCTGTAAACCGGCCTGTGATATCGTCCTTTCTGGCAGGGGCACGGCAGGGGTTGTTTTTTCTGCCGCTGATTCTGCTGCTGCCTGAGCTCTGGGGCGTACAGCTGGCACAGGCCTTTGCGGATGCGGCAACCTTTTTATTAAGCGTTCCTTTCTTGATATATTTTTTGCGTAAAGCGGTTGACAAAAAACCTTCAAAAGTATAG
- a CDS encoding efflux RND transporter permease subunit: protein MAAEAHPTRGDEKKGVHVMPKFSVRKPLTVFMAAIIVIILGVVAYTRMTPDLLPNIDMPYVVIMTTYPGATPEKVETVISKPMEQSMATLENIENIQSVSSASASTLILEFNEDVNMDTVSVDILQKINLIQGYWDDTVGTPVILKMNPSMLPVAVAAVSMEGMDQTELSDFVSDTLMNQLEGTGGVASISTTGILEEQMNVVIRQDKIDAVNQRIRDAIDRQIEQQMQDAQSAQMDGMQSLPPQALQQMQQQAQAQMEQAKAEAYAAADISGLITMDMISGILTAQNFAMPAGYVEQEGVSYLVSVGDEIVSLEELQGMFLMDLGIEGAEPVYLEDVADVFISDNAGESYAKINGKDGVLLSFSKQSNYATAKVSDQIAAKFEELEQKYEGLRFVTLMDQGDYIYMIIESILQNLVLGAVFAVLILFLFLKDLRPTFITLCSIPISVIFAIVLMYFSGITLNVISMSGLAISVGMLVDNAVVVIENIYRLKNKGFSTTKAAVSGATQVAGAITASTLTTVCVFLPIVFVEGITKQLFVDLALTLGYSLLASLIIALTLVPAMARGMLQNVKQKPHKWFDRFLAGYQKLLGAALRRKVVVLGLALVLLIVSVVATVQRGFSFMPETNMPQLSLSIEMPEEADLEEKAEMTDAVMERVQSVPEVQDVGAMIGGSGAMGMLGGSGSSAVTMYAILDEKAERSNQEIEAEILSLCADLDCELVIDSSGMSAASSMLGGSGISIEVYGDNLQDLQQAAQEIAAELQTLEGVAEVSDGIDETEPEIHFIVNKEEAMKNGLTVAQIYSEINKAMTKEKSASSVTFDGREYEITIYADGAQTLTPSEIKELMITVTDRQGNEKQLAIGDVAQIEDQETLASIQRKNQMRYLTVTAELKEGYNITLVTDAAKEALKDFEKTGITIEFSGENETIMESMTQLMQMLLLGIVLVYMIMVAQFQSLKSPFIIMFTIPLAFTGGLLALLFTGMEISIIAMLGFVMLSGIIVNNGIVLVDYINQLRLEGKEKKEAILEAGATRMRPILMTSLTTILGLSVMVLGIGQTSSGAEMMRPLAMVCIGGLVYATILTLFVVPALYDIMNRKPMKTVAKEDLEITNE, encoded by the coding sequence ATGGCGGCTGAGGCTCATCCAACAAGGGGTGATGAAAAGAAAGGAGTTCATGTAATGCCAAAATTTAGTGTTCGGAAACCGCTTACCGTATTCATGGCAGCCATTATTGTCATCATCTTGGGCGTCGTTGCTTACACCCGTATGACGCCGGATTTGCTGCCCAATATCGATATGCCCTATGTGGTGATTATGACTACATATCCAGGGGCAACGCCGGAAAAGGTAGAGACCGTCATCAGCAAACCCATGGAGCAGTCGATGGCCACGCTGGAAAACATTGAAAATATTCAGTCCGTTTCCAGTGCCAGTGCCTCTACGCTCATATTAGAGTTTAATGAGGACGTCAATATGGATACGGTCAGCGTCGATATTCTCCAGAAAATCAATCTCATCCAGGGCTATTGGGATGATACCGTAGGCACCCCCGTCATTTTAAAAATGAATCCATCAATGCTGCCGGTAGCCGTGGCCGCCGTCAGTATGGAGGGGATGGATCAAACCGAGCTATCAGACTTTGTCAGCGATACGCTGATGAACCAGCTTGAAGGGACGGGCGGCGTCGCCAGCATCAGCACCACGGGTATCCTAGAGGAGCAGATGAATGTGGTCATTCGCCAGGATAAAATCGATGCCGTCAACCAGCGTATCCGCGATGCCATCGACCGTCAGATCGAGCAGCAGATGCAGGACGCGCAGAGCGCGCAAATGGACGGCATGCAAAGCCTTCCTCCGCAAGCCCTGCAGCAGATGCAGCAGCAGGCGCAGGCGCAGATGGAGCAGGCCAAGGCAGAAGCTTATGCAGCTGCTGATATCAGCGGTCTGATTACGATGGATATGATTTCCGGCATTTTAACAGCGCAGAATTTCGCTATGCCAGCCGGGTATGTAGAGCAGGAAGGCGTATCCTATCTGGTGAGTGTGGGAGATGAGATCGTTTCTTTGGAAGAGCTTCAGGGCATGTTTTTGATGGATCTGGGCATAGAGGGCGCAGAGCCTGTGTATTTGGAAGATGTCGCCGACGTATTTATCTCCGATAATGCCGGAGAGAGCTATGCAAAAATTAACGGTAAAGACGGCGTACTCTTGTCATTCTCTAAGCAGTCAAATTATGCGACGGCCAAGGTGTCCGATCAGATTGCAGCAAAATTTGAGGAGCTGGAGCAAAAATACGAGGGGCTTCGATTTGTTACGCTGATGGACCAGGGCGACTACATTTATATGATCATTGAGTCTATTTTGCAGAATCTGGTGCTGGGCGCTGTATTTGCGGTGCTGATTCTGTTCCTATTCTTGAAGGATTTGCGTCCTACTTTTATCACGCTTTGCAGCATTCCGATCAGCGTTATTTTTGCTATTGTACTCATGTATTTTTCAGGGATCACGCTGAATGTGATTTCCATGTCGGGATTAGCGATCTCAGTGGGTATGTTAGTCGACAACGCGGTCGTTGTCATTGAAAATATTTATCGTTTGAAAAATAAGGGCTTTTCCACGACGAAGGCGGCTGTTTCGGGAGCAACACAGGTGGCAGGCGCTATTACGGCCTCTACGCTGACAACCGTGTGTGTATTTCTGCCGATTGTATTCGTAGAGGGCATCACCAAACAGCTTTTCGTGGATCTGGCGCTGACGCTGGGCTATAGCCTGCTGGCCAGCCTAATCATCGCGCTGACCTTGGTGCCGGCAATGGCCCGCGGTATGCTGCAAAATGTAAAGCAGAAGCCGCATAAATGGTTTGACCGTTTTTTGGCGGGTTACCAGAAACTGCTTGGTGCAGCACTGCGGCGAAAAGTAGTGGTGCTGGGCTTAGCATTGGTGTTACTGATAGTGAGCGTGGTAGCGACGGTACAAAGAGGATTTTCCTTTATGCCGGAAACTAACATGCCGCAGCTTAGCCTGAGCATTGAAATGCCGGAAGAGGCTGATTTAGAAGAAAAGGCAGAGATGACAGATGCTGTGATGGAAAGAGTGCAGTCAGTTCCGGAGGTGCAGGACGTGGGCGCTATGATCGGCGGCTCTGGTGCGATGGGCATGCTGGGCGGTTCAGGCAGCTCTGCGGTGACGATGTATGCCATTTTGGATGAAAAGGCTGAACGCTCCAATCAGGAAATCGAAGCGGAAATCCTGTCACTATGCGCCGATCTGGACTGTGAGCTTGTGATCGACAGCTCAGGGATGTCTGCAGCTTCCAGCATGCTGGGAGGCTCCGGCATATCCATTGAGGTGTACGGCGATAATCTGCAGGATTTGCAGCAGGCTGCTCAAGAGATTGCAGCTGAGCTGCAGACGCTAGAAGGGGTGGCGGAGGTCTCGGATGGTATCGATGAGACCGAGCCGGAGATTCATTTCATCGTTAATAAAGAGGAAGCCATGAAAAATGGGCTTACCGTGGCACAGATCTATAGTGAGATCAATAAGGCAATGACTAAAGAAAAGAGTGCCTCCTCCGTAACCTTCGATGGCCGGGAATATGAGATTACTATATATGCAGACGGAGCACAAACCCTGACGCCTTCAGAGATCAAAGAGCTTATGATCACGGTAACTGATAGGCAGGGCAATGAAAAGCAGCTTGCAATCGGCGATGTGGCGCAGATCGAAGATCAGGAAACACTGGCTTCGATTCAGCGTAAAAATCAGATGCGGTATTTAACAGTGACAGCAGAGCTTAAGGAAGGCTATAATATAACGCTGGTTACCGATGCCGCAAAGGAAGCATTAAAGGATTTTGAGAAAACGGGCATTACCATCGAGTTTTCCGGAGAAAATGAAACGATCATGGAATCCATGACGCAGCTCATGCAGATGCTGCTGCTAGGCATTGTACTGGTGTATATGATCATGGTAGCGCAGTTCCAGTCCTTGAAATCTCCGTTTATTATTATGTTCACCATTCCGCTTGCCTTTACCGGCGGATTGCTTGCCCTGCTGTTTACAGGTATGGAGATCAGTATTATTGCCATGCTTGGCTTTGTGATGCTCAGCGGAATCATTGTCAACAACGGCATTGTCCTAGTCGATTATATCAATCAGCTGCGGCTGGAAGGAAAAGAGAAAAAAGAAGCCATTTTGGAGGCAGGGGCCACGCGTATGCGGCCGATTCTGATGACCTCGCTCACGACGATTTTAGGCTTGTCCGTCATGGTTTTAGGCATTGGACAGACCAGCAGCGGAGCCGAGATGATGCGCCCGCTGGCTATGGTGTGTATCGGCGGTCTCGTTTATGCTACGATCCTGACGCTGTTTGTAGTGCCGGCGCTGTATGATATCATGAACCGAAAGCCGATGAAAACGGTAGCCAAAGAGGATCTTGAAATAACAAACGAATAA
- a CDS encoding signal peptidase I, whose product MKQEKKKRCTAWLHAIGALLLWGVILLCIILTIPRVFGYQLYHVISGSMEPQIPIGSLILTKEIQPQELESGDIITFYGGFNQASTIVHRVVANERAEKQLITKGDANEQEDIRPVKYSYVLGKMVISVPRLGWLAAAIGTWTGKAVLMIIAVIGFCVKNIASYMELKHKE is encoded by the coding sequence ATGAAACAAGAAAAAAAGAAGCGCTGCACCGCGTGGCTGCACGCGATAGGTGCTCTTCTGCTCTGGGGCGTGATTTTACTCTGCATTATCCTTACCATTCCCCGAGTTTTTGGCTATCAGCTTTATCATGTTATCAGCGGCAGCATGGAGCCGCAGATCCCAATAGGGAGCTTGATTTTAACAAAGGAGATACAGCCGCAGGAGCTGGAGTCCGGCGATATCATCACCTTTTACGGCGGGTTTAATCAGGCAAGTACGATTGTGCACCGGGTGGTAGCCAATGAACGGGCAGAGAAGCAGCTGATTACAAAGGGGGATGCCAATGAGCAGGAGGATATCCGGCCGGTAAAATACTCCTATGTACTGGGCAAAATGGTTATATCTGTGCCAAGGCTTGGGTGGCTTGCCGCTGCGATCGGCACTTGGACAGGGAAAGCGGTGTTAATGATCATTGCGGTAATTGGCTTCTGTGTTAAGAATATTGCTTCCTATATGGAGCTGAAGCATAAAGAATAG